In Gallus gallus isolate bGalGal1 chromosome Z, bGalGal1.mat.broiler.GRCg7b, whole genome shotgun sequence, one DNA window encodes the following:
- the LOC112530683 gene encoding PHD finger protein 7-like, whose amino-acid sequence MMSQWRQGVAIVTRGAGSRAKAAGLGPCSVRPGEAWREQRLSCFSSSMPIMSKGTEEAPNSGEPVCMLCRRAQVNPDICGQTFANGGLCAHQFCLFFANGLLEWRSPMGGIFGFSIDAVRRTIQLADQKHCFVCGGRGASISCAETGCERSFHLPCAEDGECVTQYFGQHRSFCWEHRPRQAAEAAPTQNTVCVICLEPVGDSTSYHTMVCPVCKQAWFHRGCIRKHALHAATMRFFCPVCGGRRRFRSLMTMLGIQIPVRRPSWWDDAAYQPLRERHRRCDASMCIYLGGRERAQEEGRWRLLLCSSCAAEGTHWNCSFWAMGRHAWECDTCAGAGTASRTNSELASPSASSQELPVPSHSLSGPDNTSSGPASQAAPGPSCNSQLPELSVQPRVPAAEQGTTRSRPSEERDTCQQRRGRGGRRRAPAAGAETCSQSPARRGTARSSRTSLATEPAQRPRQRGAGRTRSRSPLQGRASGSQSQPRRHRGGSRTTARGAQSSTRTSARPAPPRSSRASPLPARRRQSRQRGRAHTRSRSPVGRRASTSRSRPRGGRGSRSRQRGPARARSRSRAQHHRRRPRSRSQRRR is encoded by the exons ATGATGTCACAGTGGCGTCAAGGAGTGGCCATTGTGAcgcgcggggccgggagcagagcaaaggctgcGGGGCTGGGGCCGTGCTCAGTGCGGCCTGGCGAGGCGTGGAGAGAGCAGCGACTCTCTTGTTTCTCGTCGTCGATGCCAATCATGTCCAAAGGGACGGAGGAGGCCCCCAACTCTGGGGAGCCAG tgTGCATGCTGTGCCGCCGGGCACAGGTCAACCCGGACATCTGCGGGCAGACATTTGCCAACGGTGGGCTCTGTGCCCACCAgttctgcttg TTCTTTGCCAATGGCCTTTTGGAATGGAGAAGCCCAATGGGGGGTATTTTTGGCTTCTCCATTGATGCCGTCCGGCGCACAATCCAGCTGGCAGACCAGAAG cactgctttgtcTGTGGCGGGAGGGGAGCTTCCATCAGCTGCGCGGAGACCGGCTGTGAGCGCAGCTTCCACCTGCCCTGCGCCGAGGACGGGGAATGCGTCACTCAATACTTTGGGCAGCACAG gtccttctgctgggagcatcGCCCTCGGCAGGCAGCGGAGGCAGCTCCAACGCAGAACACCGTCTGCGTCATCTGCCTGGAGCCCGTGGGGGACAGCACGTCCTACCACACCATGGTGTGCCCGGTGTGCAAACAGGCCTGGTTCCACCGGGGCTGCATCAgg aaacatGCCCTGCACGCTGCCACCATGCGCTTCTTCTGCCCCGTCTGCGGAGGAAGAAGGCGATTCCGATCCCTAATGACCATGCTGGGGATCCAAATTCCAGTCAG ACGACCATCGTGGTGGGACGACGCAGCATACCAGCCGCTGCGAGAAAGGCACAGGCGCTGCGATGCCAGCATGTGCATCTACCTAGGAGGCAGGGAGAGGGCACAGGAAGAGGG GCGCTGGCGGCTGCTCCTTTGCAGCTCCTGTGCCGCAGAAGGCACCCATTGGAACTGCTCCTTCTGGGCCATGGGCAGACACGCCTGGGAGTGCGACACCTGCGCTGGTGCGGGCACCG CCTCCCGCACCAACTCTGAGCTTGCCAGCCCCAGCGCTTCCAGCCAGGAGCTACCAGTGCCCTCCCACAGCCTTTCGGGACCCGACAACACCAGCTCCGGTCCTGCTAGTCAGGCAGCACCCGGCCCGTCCTGCAACTCCCAGCTGCCTGAGCTCAGCGTCCAGCCCAGAGTGCCGGCGGCTGAGCAGGGTACCACCCGCTCACGTCCATCTGAGGAGCGGGACACATGTCAGCAGCGCCGAGGACGTGGTGGGAGGAGACGGGCACCAGCTGCAGGCGCTGAGACCTGCTCCCAGAGCCCTGCCAGACGGGGGACCGCACGGTCCTCCAGAACCTCCCTGGCAACTGAGCCCGCACAGCGTCCCAGGCAGCGGGGGGCCGGCCGCACGAGAAGCCGCTCCCCGTTGCAAGGCCGGGCCTCGGGCTCCCAGAGTCAGCCCCGACGACATCGTGGCGGGAGCCGCACGACAGCCcgaggtgctcagagcagcacccGCACCTCGGCCAGACCAGCACCGCCGAGGTCCTCGAGGGCTTCCCCTCTGCCGGCACGCAGGAGACAATCCAGGCAGCGAGGGCGGGCCCACACTCGAAGCCGATCCCCAGTGGGGCGTCGCGCTTCCACTTCCCGCAGCCGGCCCCGAGGAGGCCGTGGGAGCCGGTCCAGGCAGCGGGGACCAGCCCGGGCACGAAGCCGCTCCCGGGCCCAACATCACAGAAGACGTCCCCGCAGCCGGTCCCAAAGACGGCGCTGA